The Deinococcus radiopugnans ATCC 19172 genome has a window encoding:
- a CDS encoding GGDEF domain-containing protein — protein MTPITPMTPFSPVSPTAEAPALARRRRVYMFAVGAGTLLVFLGSLVASPHDLYLRSFGPVLVLLGLADLWWLWSRRPLHVAEYGGYAVLAAATMAQIALLSLLPVPPGLYPNSSPYWTLVCTCIIGFLALPPRWAWGANLALLSVCLLVPWLTLSAYAFDHPLLFLRLQGSVLIVNVLLGSMVTLRTQIVETGRSEQTMRVLAFTDPLTGLPNRRAVSPAVEALLADHQRGVPGTLHLIDIDHFKHINDEHGHDVGDLVLMDVARLLSACVTLPGDALPTVGRWGGEEFIVIMPGTDRTLSQRRATALLQEFRRSSWPHGLKVTVSIGSSTVATDDTFGTLLFRADQALYRAKAAGRDQVVLAQET, from the coding sequence ATGACGCCAATCACCCCCATGACCCCCTTCTCGCCGGTCTCCCCCACTGCTGAAGCTCCCGCCCTGGCCCGCCGCCGCCGCGTCTACATGTTCGCGGTGGGTGCGGGAACCCTGCTGGTCTTTCTCGGCAGCCTGGTGGCCAGCCCCCATGACCTGTACCTCCGCTCCTTCGGCCCTGTTCTGGTTCTGCTGGGCCTTGCCGACTTGTGGTGGCTCTGGAGCCGCCGCCCACTCCATGTGGCGGAATACGGCGGATACGCGGTACTGGCCGCCGCAACCATGGCCCAGATTGCGCTGCTGTCCCTGCTGCCCGTTCCCCCTGGGCTCTATCCAAACAGCAGTCCGTACTGGACGCTGGTCTGCACCTGCATCATCGGCTTTCTGGCCCTGCCACCGCGGTGGGCCTGGGGGGCCAATCTCGCGCTGCTCAGCGTCTGCCTCCTGGTGCCGTGGTTGACCCTGAGCGCCTACGCCTTCGATCATCCCCTCCTGTTTCTCCGGTTACAGGGCTCGGTGCTGATTGTCAACGTGCTGCTCGGCAGCATGGTCACCTTGCGAACGCAGATCGTTGAGACCGGCCGCTCCGAGCAGACCATGCGCGTCCTGGCGTTTACTGATCCGCTCACTGGGCTCCCCAACCGTCGGGCGGTTTCTCCCGCCGTTGAGGCCCTGCTGGCAGACCACCAGCGCGGCGTGCCGGGGACGCTCCATTTGATCGACATCGATCACTTCAAGCACATCAATGACGAGCACGGCCATGACGTTGGCGATCTGGTGTTGATGGACGTCGCCCGGTTGCTGTCCGCCTGCGTCACCCTGCCGGGCGACGCGCTGCCGACGGTTGGGCGCTGGGGCGGGGAAGAATTCATCGTGATCATGCCGGGGACAGATCGCACGCTCAGTCAGCGGCGGGCCACTGCCCTTTTGCAGGAGTTCCGCCGATCATCCTGGCCACACGGATTGAAGGTCACCGTCAGCATCGGCAGCAGCACCGTGGCCACCGACGACACCTTCGGCACGCTGCTGTTCCGCGCGGATCAGGCGTTGTACCGCGCTAAGGCCGCCGGGCGTGACCAGGTGGTGCTGGCCCAGGAGACCTGA